A genomic region of Podarcis raffonei isolate rPodRaf1 chromosome 13, rPodRaf1.pri, whole genome shotgun sequence contains the following coding sequences:
- the LOC128399836 gene encoding olfactory receptor 10G7-like: protein MKKPNLTVGIQFTLSGFSDVLELQLLFFLRFLFIYMLTLLGNILIFLTIWFSPVLHSPMYYFLGELSILDVLYSSTTVPKMLTSFLTGSQAISFEGCVAQLYAFHFFGGTECFLLTVMAYDRYVAICDPLRYSGIMSNVSCIRLVTATCLVGALHSTLQTVLTFRLPYCGPYKLDHYFCDVPPLLKVACAETSLNETVVTVNIGVVALSSFALILGSYIRIATTILKMRSEEGKRKAFSTCASHLTVVLLLYGPCIFIYMQPSTNHSALNIVALFYTSVTPALNPIIYTLRNEEIKKMVKKLAFKKVFS from the coding sequence ATGAAGAAACCCAACCTGACTGTGGGGATTCAGTTCACTCTCTCTGGGTTTTCTGATGTTCTGGAGCTCCAGCTCCTCTTTTTCCTGCGCTTCCTTTTCATCTACATGTTGACTCTTCTCGGAAACATCCTCATATTCCTCACCATCTGGTTCAGCCCTGTGCTCCATTCCCCCATGTACTATTTTCTAGGCGAGCTTTCCATCCTGGATGTGCTTTATTCCAGCACCACCGTGCCCAAGATGCTGACCAGCTTCCTGACTGGTTCCCAAGCCATTTCCTTTGAGGGCTGTGTGGCTCAGCTCTATGCTTTCCACTTCTTTGGAGGCACCGAGTGTTTCCTGCTCACTGTCATGGCATATGACCGCTATGTGGCCATCTGTGACCCTCTCCGCTACTCTGGGATCATGAGCAACGTGTCTTGCATCAGACTGGTGACTGCAACGTGCCTGGTGGGGGCACTTCATTCGACTCTTCAGACTGTGCTCACGTTTCGCCTCCCTTACTGTGGGCCTTACAAACTTGACCACTATTTCTGTGATGTCCCACCCTTACTGAAGGTAGCCTGTGCAGAAACCTCTCTGAATGAGACCGTGGTCACAGTGAACATTGGTGTTGTGGCACTGAGCAGCTTTGCTTTGATCCTTGGTTCTTATATCCGCATTGCCACCACAATTCTCAAGATGCGCTCcgaggaagggaagaggaaggccTTCTCCACCTGCGCATCTCACCTCACTGTAGTCCTCCTCCTTTATGGCCCTTGCATATTCATTTACATGCAGCCATCCACCAACCACTCTGCCCTGAACATTGTGGCCCTCTTTTACACATCTGTGACACCTGCCCTGAACCCCATCATCTACACCTTGAGAAATGAAGAAATCAAGAAGATGGTGAAGAAACTGGCATTCAAGAAGGTGTTTTCTTGA